One stretch of Burkholderia pyrrocinia DNA includes these proteins:
- a CDS encoding shikimate kinase produces the protein MSLLAHLIGPGGAGKTTVGAIIADRLNWRFLDVDQCFLASHGNIADFIRNHGYVEYAARNVHLYEQLKRGISAPAICAVSSGFMLYPEDVTPTYPAVRRCIEEDMLTALLLPAFDLESCAKLIVDRQMSRPYLNADEASEMRKIRDRFPEFMHLSCRRFASSGALEHIAADIERFIVASLPSIECRSHSLTRSRWMHHGCPQSGD, from the coding sequence GTGTCGTTGCTTGCTCATCTCATCGGGCCGGGAGGCGCCGGCAAAACAACCGTTGGGGCAATCATTGCAGATCGCTTGAACTGGCGGTTTCTCGATGTGGATCAATGCTTCCTGGCGTCGCACGGGAACATCGCCGACTTCATCCGGAACCACGGATATGTCGAATACGCAGCACGCAACGTCCACCTATACGAGCAACTCAAACGCGGTATTTCAGCGCCCGCGATTTGCGCGGTTTCGTCCGGTTTCATGCTGTATCCGGAGGATGTCACGCCGACCTATCCGGCAGTTCGTCGGTGTATCGAGGAGGACATGCTCACGGCACTCCTGTTACCTGCGTTCGATCTTGAAAGCTGCGCGAAACTGATTGTGGACCGTCAAATGTCGAGGCCGTATCTGAACGCCGATGAGGCAAGCGAGATGCGAAAAATACGAGATCGATTTCCTGAGTTCATGCACTTGAGCTGCAGGCGGTTTGCGAGCAGCGGCGCACTCGAACACATTGCGGCCGATATCGAACGCTTTATCGTGGCGTCCTTGCCGTCGATTGAATGTCGTTCGCATTCGCTTACGCGCAGTCGCTGGATGCATCACGGCTGCCCGCAATCCGGGGATTGA
- a CDS encoding riboflavin synthase → MFTGIVQGVGVIKAIKDHGELRTFSIEFPERFTDDIEIGASVSVDGVCLTVTTIHSPELIDFDVMLPSLKITTLADLATGARINVERAAKDGAEIGGHPLSGHVDFPGTILHIASSEHNRMIRIGVPAEFKRYVFAKGYIAINGCSLTVSDVNRDEGWFEIWLIPETRRATTFDAKGVNDKVNIEIERSTQVVVDTIRESVKETLGELTGIVTTLLAEKGVDIEELLARNVARLPKK, encoded by the coding sequence ATGTTTACAGGCATTGTGCAGGGCGTTGGCGTCATCAAGGCCATCAAGGATCACGGGGAGCTGAGAACCTTCAGCATCGAATTCCCCGAGCGGTTTACCGACGACATCGAGATCGGCGCCAGCGTCTCGGTCGACGGCGTGTGCCTGACGGTGACGACCATCCATTCGCCGGAGCTGATCGACTTCGACGTGATGCTGCCGAGCCTGAAGATCACCACGCTGGCCGACCTGGCGACTGGCGCGCGGATCAACGTGGAGCGGGCCGCGAAGGACGGCGCGGAGATCGGCGGGCATCCGCTGTCCGGCCATGTCGACTTCCCGGGGACCATCCTGCACATCGCGTCGTCCGAGCACAACCGGATGATTCGCATCGGCGTGCCTGCCGAATTCAAACGATATGTGTTCGCGAAGGGCTATATCGCGATCAACGGCTGCAGCCTCACCGTTTCGGACGTCAATCGAGACGAAGGCTGGTTTGAAATCTGGCTGATTCCTGAAACGCGACGCGCGACGACCTTCGATGCGAAGGGCGTCAACGACAAGGTCAACATCGAGATCGAGCGCAGCACGCAGGTCGTCGTGGATACGATCCGGGAATCGGTCAAGGAAACGCTAGGCGAATTGACCGGCATCGTCACGACGCTGCTGGCGGAAAAAGGCGTCGATATCGAGGAACTGCTGGCGCGCAATGTCGCGCGACTGCCGAAGAAGTAA
- a CDS encoding GNAT family N-acetyltransferase, whose product MVIYPQMTEYVLRQLEACDAADVAALQHILEAAPAYGVTVSGALPSSSAAQEMFEALPPAKSAADKFVFEIRSQAGAIGCVDFVRGYPEARTAFIGLLLLVETAQGQSHGPQVLRLLEAMATEWGCSVMRIAVIETNTRALAFWRREGFVELYRKASAGFTGAAIVMERAVG is encoded by the coding sequence ATGGTGATCTACCCTCAAATGACGGAATACGTTCTTCGACAACTGGAGGCTTGCGACGCAGCAGATGTCGCTGCGCTGCAGCACATCCTTGAGGCTGCGCCGGCATACGGCGTGACGGTATCAGGGGCGTTGCCGTCGTCGTCCGCGGCGCAGGAGATGTTCGAGGCGCTGCCGCCCGCGAAATCCGCTGCCGACAAATTTGTATTCGAGATTCGCTCGCAAGCCGGCGCGATCGGTTGCGTGGATTTTGTGCGCGGCTATCCTGAGGCGCGCACGGCATTTATCGGGCTCTTGCTGCTGGTCGAAACGGCTCAAGGCCAGTCGCACGGGCCGCAAGTCCTCCGTTTGCTCGAGGCGATGGCGACGGAGTGGGGCTGTTCCGTCATGCGCATTGCCGTCATCGAGACCAATACACGCGCACTGGCATTCTGGCGCCGAGAGGGATTTGTCGAGTTGTATCGCAAAGCAAGCGCCGGCTTTACTGGGGCGGCGATCGTGATGGAGCGCGCCGTCGGTTGA
- a CDS encoding GNAT family N-acetyltransferase — MLCPHEIHIESARLSIRPFSSNDADAAFQCITPSLTRFMAWEPPADRESFDRVWQTWLPAIVEGSDYVFAIRQRDSGAFLGLVGFHHVNDVSPELGVWIREDRHYEGIGREAVRLVVEWACLTLGTQCFTYPVAEENYPSRRIAESLGGTVTGRRETPKYQSVIYQIPPRLIRENTRNA, encoded by the coding sequence ATGCTATGTCCGCATGAGATTCATATCGAATCGGCCCGGCTTTCGATCAGGCCGTTCTCTTCCAACGACGCCGATGCGGCGTTTCAGTGCATCACGCCATCGCTTACTCGCTTTATGGCTTGGGAACCCCCGGCCGACAGGGAGAGCTTCGATCGCGTCTGGCAGACTTGGCTACCTGCAATAGTCGAAGGCTCGGACTACGTGTTCGCGATTCGTCAACGCGATAGTGGAGCGTTCCTGGGCTTGGTGGGGTTTCATCACGTCAACGATGTCAGCCCGGAATTAGGCGTTTGGATCCGCGAAGATCGGCATTACGAAGGTATCGGACGCGAGGCGGTCAGACTCGTCGTGGAATGGGCATGTCTTACGCTCGGCACTCAGTGCTTTACCTATCCCGTTGCCGAAGAAAACTACCCGAGCCGACGTATCGCCGAGTCTCTCGGCGGAACTGTAACAGGCCGTCGCGAGACTCCGAAATACCAGTCGGTCATTTACCAAATCCCGCCTCGATTGATACGCGAAAACACCAGAAATGCATAG
- a CDS encoding Dyp-type peroxidase, protein MSDVQQGILAPIDTAARYLTFTISNDGNVAAALAALREIVDGRDTVVGFGQALPAHLGRPVPGLTDYPAFAVKDRTLPATPADVWVWLRADDRGEIVLRARAIERALAPAFALQDAVDGFRYSNDRDLSGYEDGTENPTGDDALDAAIVAGQGAGLDGSSFVAVQQWLHDFDQMERIPSGDMDNIIGRRRSDNEELDDAPEFAHVKRTAQESFEPEAFMLRRSSPWSDARRAGLYFVAFGCSFRAFDVQMRRMSGADDGIVDGLFRFTRPLTGAYFWCPPMKDGKLDLSALGL, encoded by the coding sequence ATGAGCGACGTTCAGCAAGGCATCCTGGCTCCGATCGACACGGCGGCCCGATACCTCACTTTCACGATTTCGAATGACGGCAATGTGGCGGCGGCACTGGCCGCGCTGCGCGAGATCGTCGACGGGCGCGACACGGTCGTCGGTTTCGGACAGGCGCTGCCGGCGCACCTCGGGCGCCCGGTTCCGGGCCTGACCGACTATCCGGCGTTCGCGGTGAAGGACCGCACGCTGCCGGCGACGCCGGCCGACGTGTGGGTCTGGCTGCGCGCCGACGATCGCGGCGAGATCGTGCTGCGTGCGCGGGCGATCGAGCGCGCTCTGGCGCCGGCGTTCGCGCTGCAGGACGCCGTCGACGGCTTCCGCTATTCGAACGATCGCGACCTGTCCGGCTACGAGGACGGCACCGAGAACCCGACCGGCGACGACGCGCTCGACGCGGCGATCGTGGCGGGGCAGGGTGCGGGGCTCGACGGTTCGAGCTTCGTCGCGGTCCAGCAGTGGCTGCACGACTTCGACCAGATGGAGCGCATTCCGTCGGGCGACATGGACAACATCATCGGGCGCCGCCGCTCGGACAACGAGGAACTCGACGACGCGCCCGAGTTCGCGCACGTGAAGCGCACCGCGCAGGAAAGCTTCGAGCCGGAGGCGTTCATGCTGCGCCGTTCGTCGCCGTGGTCGGACGCGCGCCGCGCGGGCCTCTACTTCGTTGCGTTCGGCTGCTCGTTCCGCGCGTTCGACGTGCAGATGCGCCGCATGAGCGGCGCGGACGACGGGATCGTCGACGGCCTGTTCCGCTTCACGCGGCCGCTGACGGGCGCGTATTTCTGGTGCCCGCCGATGAAGGACGGCAAGCTGGACCTGTCCGCGCTCGGACTGTAA
- a CDS encoding ABC transporter ATP-binding protein produces the protein MTRKTSHLGGHAFKAVFGFTIRYWRKQPARIATVATFALLAALADVLTPLFAGRLVDALSTGLTDRAAAWHSAIVAFGTLAALGIGATVLRQGVYLNIITLTLKMMSEIAAASFHRVQRFSTDWHANSFAGSTVRKITRGIWALDLLNDTVLIALLPSVAMLVGATVLLGTHWPVMGLVVGAGSLLYIAVTVAVSLGVVAPAARLGNLWDTRMGGALADAVSCNAVVKAFGAETREEARLARVIGKWRQRTRRTWVRGTFNGGLQGAMLVAMQAAMIGVALRLWANDEASVGDIAFALTMFFMLQGYLRDVGMHIRNLQRSVNDMEELVALERQPLGIDDRPGAPAIRIGQGEIRFEHVTFRYGNHPVPLYDDFSMRIAPGERVGLVGHSGSGKTTFIKLIQRLYDVSGGRITIDGQDIARVQQDSLRSQIAIVQQEPVLFHRTLAENIAYARPDASRADIEHAARLASAHDFIATLPDGYDTLVGERGIKLSGGERQRVAIARAFLADAPILILDEATSSLDSESELLIQQAMERLMVGRTTLVVAHRLSTVRALDRLLVLDRGKVIEEGNHDALIRIDGGIYRRLFERQALELAKGLIDSPRRTADDDAGPLGEPAEA, from the coding sequence ATGACCAGAAAAACCTCCCATCTGGGCGGCCACGCATTCAAGGCCGTCTTCGGCTTCACCATCCGCTACTGGCGCAAGCAGCCGGCGCGCATCGCCACGGTCGCGACCTTCGCGCTGCTCGCCGCGCTCGCCGACGTGCTCACGCCGCTGTTCGCCGGCCGCCTCGTCGACGCGCTGTCGACCGGCCTGACCGACCGCGCCGCCGCATGGCATTCGGCGATCGTCGCGTTCGGCACGCTCGCCGCGCTCGGCATCGGCGCGACGGTGCTGCGGCAAGGCGTCTACCTGAACATCATCACGCTCACGCTGAAGATGATGAGCGAGATCGCCGCCGCATCGTTCCACCGCGTGCAGCGCTTCTCGACCGACTGGCACGCGAACAGCTTCGCGGGTTCGACCGTGCGCAAGATCACGCGCGGCATCTGGGCGCTCGACCTGCTGAACGACACCGTGCTGATCGCGCTGCTGCCGTCGGTCGCGATGCTGGTCGGCGCAACCGTGCTGCTCGGCACGCACTGGCCCGTGATGGGGCTTGTCGTCGGCGCGGGCTCGCTGCTGTACATCGCGGTGACGGTCGCCGTGTCGCTCGGCGTCGTCGCGCCGGCCGCGCGGCTCGGCAACCTGTGGGATACGCGCATGGGCGGCGCGCTCGCCGACGCGGTGAGCTGCAACGCGGTCGTCAAGGCGTTCGGCGCGGAGACGCGCGAGGAAGCGCGGCTCGCGCGCGTGATCGGCAAGTGGCGGCAGCGCACGCGCCGCACGTGGGTGCGCGGCACATTCAACGGCGGGCTGCAGGGCGCGATGCTCGTCGCGATGCAGGCCGCGATGATCGGCGTCGCGCTGCGGCTGTGGGCGAACGATGAGGCGAGCGTCGGCGACATCGCGTTCGCGCTGACGATGTTCTTCATGCTGCAGGGTTACCTGCGCGACGTCGGCATGCACATCCGCAACCTGCAGCGCTCGGTGAACGACATGGAAGAACTCGTCGCGCTCGAACGCCAGCCGCTCGGCATCGACGATCGCCCCGGCGCGCCGGCCATCCGGATCGGGCAAGGCGAGATCCGCTTCGAGCACGTGACGTTCCGCTACGGCAACCATCCGGTGCCGCTGTACGACGATTTCTCGATGCGGATCGCGCCCGGCGAGCGCGTGGGCCTCGTCGGCCACTCGGGGTCGGGCAAGACGACGTTCATCAAGCTGATCCAGCGCCTGTACGACGTATCGGGCGGCCGCATCACGATCGACGGGCAGGACATCGCGCGCGTGCAGCAGGATTCGCTGCGCAGCCAGATCGCAATCGTCCAGCAGGAGCCCGTGCTGTTCCACCGCACGCTCGCGGAGAACATCGCGTATGCGCGCCCCGACGCGAGCCGCGCGGACATCGAGCACGCCGCGCGGCTCGCCAGCGCGCACGATTTCATCGCCACGCTGCCGGACGGTTATGACACGCTCGTCGGCGAACGCGGGATCAAGCTGTCGGGCGGCGAGCGCCAGCGCGTCGCGATCGCGCGCGCGTTCCTCGCCGATGCGCCGATCCTGATCCTCGACGAAGCGACGTCGAGCCTCGACAGCGAAAGCGAGCTGCTGATCCAGCAGGCGATGGAGCGGCTGATGGTCGGCCGCACGACGCTCGTCGTCGCGCACCGGCTGTCGACCGTACGTGCGCTCGACCGGCTGCTCGTGCTCGATCGCGGCAAGGTGATCGAGGAAGGCAACCACGACGCGCTGATCCGCATCGACGGCGGCATCTACCGCCGGCTATTCGAGCGGCAGGCGCTGGAGCTCGCGAAGGGGTTGATCGATTCGCCCCGGCGCACGGCGGATGATGATGCCGGGCCGCTGGGCGAGCCGGCGGAGGCTTGA
- a CDS encoding chemotaxis protein CheW has protein sequence MNRDAAATDDTTIDVDDCWNRIGTHGDRSCERLADCQRCLNCPVYAYHAAKLLERPLGDAEMADATRRMSAFRATSVRDDDGDTRHAALAFRVADEWLALPIGVLREIAGTRPIHSLPHRRNSAVRGVVNIRGTLRIAISIGALLGLDAGKGGNGGGDGRFTRLLVAAHQGEPVVFPVDEVEGVLRFGASDWVPVPATVGRASAGLSRGVLSWRGKSVGLLDDDRLFDAVTRSMR, from the coding sequence ATGAACCGCGACGCCGCTGCCACTGACGACACGACGATCGACGTCGACGATTGCTGGAACCGGATCGGCACGCACGGCGACCGCTCGTGCGAGCGGCTGGCCGACTGCCAGCGCTGCCTGAACTGCCCGGTCTACGCGTATCACGCGGCGAAGCTGCTCGAGCGTCCGCTCGGCGACGCCGAGATGGCCGACGCGACACGCCGGATGAGCGCGTTCCGCGCGACGAGCGTGCGCGACGACGACGGCGATACGCGCCACGCGGCGCTGGCGTTTCGCGTGGCCGACGAATGGCTCGCGCTGCCGATCGGCGTGCTGCGCGAGATCGCCGGCACGCGCCCGATCCATTCGCTGCCGCATCGCCGCAATTCGGCCGTGCGCGGCGTGGTCAACATCCGCGGCACGCTGCGCATCGCGATCTCGATCGGCGCGCTGCTCGGCCTCGACGCAGGCAAGGGCGGCAACGGCGGTGGCGACGGCCGTTTCACGCGGCTGCTGGTGGCTGCGCACCAGGGCGAACCGGTCGTGTTTCCGGTCGACGAAGTCGAAGGCGTGCTGCGCTTCGGCGCATCCGACTGGGTGCCCGTGCCGGCGACGGTCGGGCGTGCGAGCGCCGGCCTGTCGCGCGGCGTGCTGTCGTGGCGCGGCAAGTCGGTGGGCCTGCTCGACGACGATCGCCTGTTCGATGCCGTGACACGGAGCATGCGATGA
- a CDS encoding hybrid sensor histidine kinase/response regulator: MSGDDDLSHLSLLELYREETRTQTQALSERLLALESGEPDAVALEACMRAAHSLKGAARIVGVPLGVDIAGRMEECFVAAQAGTIALTATHVDVLLAGVDLLVRVGDPQGAPVSPTEIDVFAAALTGADAAQTIQAAVVPPSAVPYREHDGAANESVGAGATVPPLAVSGTVPDPVQAGRVAGAGAMRRVRADTLNRLLSLSGESLVESRWLKPFAESMLRVKRAQRDAARSLDLMYEQFADDLDAGMLASMNEVRHMLNDLQRSLAERMDEFDRFERRSTHIAEQLYDEALQCRMRPFGDATRAYPRIVRDLARSLGKQVRFSIVGEGTQVDRDILDLLDAPLGHLLRNAIDHGVESPDARLARGKPAEASVTLEARHSAGSLLVSVIDDGPGVDMDALRAAVVRQRLTDDETAARLSDPELLEFLLLPGFSMRDAVTDVSGRGVGLDAVQEMVRGVRGAVRIFNEPGAGMRFVLQLPLTLSVIRSLLVEVGGEPYAFPLAHVRRTLELAHDDIDVLEGQPHFPFDGRRAGLVAAHQLLDAGEPNGARGSTAVVVVGGEPELYGVAVDRFLGERMLVVQPLDSRLHKIQNIAAGALLENGDPVLIVDVEDLIRSVDKLVRGGQLARLKRDPQFALVDRRRRVLVVDDSLTVRELERKLLEKRGYDVTVAVDGMDGWNAVRSDAFDLVVTDVDMPRMDGIELVTLIKGDPMLKRVPVMIVSYKDRDEDRRRGLDAGADYYLAKSSFHDEALLDAVHDLIGGARG; encoded by the coding sequence ATGAGCGGCGACGACGATCTGAGCCACCTGTCGCTGCTCGAGCTGTATCGCGAGGAGACGCGCACGCAGACCCAGGCGCTGTCCGAGCGGCTGCTCGCGCTCGAATCGGGCGAACCCGATGCCGTCGCGCTCGAGGCGTGCATGCGCGCCGCGCATTCGCTGAAGGGCGCCGCGCGCATCGTCGGCGTGCCGCTCGGCGTCGACATCGCGGGGCGGATGGAAGAATGCTTCGTCGCCGCGCAGGCCGGCACGATCGCGCTGACGGCCACGCACGTCGACGTGCTGCTCGCCGGCGTCGACCTGCTGGTGCGCGTCGGCGATCCGCAAGGGGCGCCCGTGTCGCCGACCGAGATCGACGTGTTCGCGGCGGCGCTGACGGGCGCCGATGCCGCGCAGACGATACAGGCGGCCGTCGTGCCGCCGTCGGCCGTGCCGTATCGCGAGCACGACGGCGCCGCGAACGAGTCCGTCGGGGCCGGCGCCACGGTGCCGCCGCTCGCGGTGTCGGGCACGGTGCCCGATCCGGTCCAGGCCGGCCGCGTGGCCGGCGCCGGCGCGATGCGCCGCGTGCGCGCCGATACGCTGAACCGGCTGCTGAGCCTGTCCGGCGAATCGCTGGTCGAATCGCGCTGGCTCAAGCCGTTCGCCGAATCGATGCTGCGCGTGAAGCGTGCGCAGCGCGACGCCGCCCGTTCGCTCGATTTGATGTACGAACAGTTCGCCGACGATCTCGACGCGGGCATGCTCGCGTCGATGAACGAAGTGCGGCACATGCTCAATGACCTGCAGCGTTCGCTCGCCGAGCGCATGGACGAATTCGATCGCTTCGAGCGGCGCAGCACGCATATCGCCGAGCAGCTCTACGACGAGGCGCTGCAATGCCGGATGCGGCCGTTCGGCGATGCGACGCGCGCGTATCCGCGCATCGTCCGCGATCTCGCGCGCTCGCTCGGCAAGCAGGTGCGCTTCTCGATCGTCGGCGAGGGCACCCAGGTCGACCGCGACATCCTCGACCTGCTCGACGCGCCGCTCGGCCACCTGCTGCGCAACGCGATCGACCACGGCGTCGAGTCGCCCGACGCGCGGCTCGCGCGCGGCAAGCCGGCCGAGGCGAGCGTGACGCTGGAGGCGCGCCACAGCGCCGGCTCGCTGCTCGTCAGCGTGATCGACGACGGGCCGGGCGTCGACATGGACGCGCTGCGCGCGGCCGTCGTGCGCCAGCGCCTGACCGACGACGAGACGGCCGCGCGGCTGTCCGATCCCGAACTGCTCGAATTCCTGCTGCTGCCGGGCTTCTCGATGCGCGATGCGGTGACCGACGTATCGGGTCGCGGCGTCGGCCTCGACGCGGTGCAGGAGATGGTGCGCGGCGTGCGCGGCGCGGTGCGGATCTTCAACGAGCCGGGCGCGGGCATGCGCTTCGTGCTGCAGTTGCCGCTCACGCTGTCGGTGATCCGCAGCCTGCTCGTCGAAGTCGGTGGCGAACCGTATGCGTTCCCGCTCGCACACGTGCGCCGCACGCTCGAGCTCGCGCACGACGATATCGACGTACTCGAAGGGCAGCCGCATTTTCCGTTCGACGGCCGGCGCGCGGGCCTCGTCGCCGCGCACCAGTTGCTCGATGCGGGCGAACCCAACGGGGCGCGCGGGAGCACGGCGGTCGTGGTCGTCGGCGGCGAGCCCGAGCTGTACGGCGTCGCCGTCGACCGCTTCCTCGGCGAACGGATGCTCGTCGTGCAGCCGCTCGACAGCCGCCTGCACAAGATCCAGAACATCGCGGCCGGCGCGCTGCTCGAGAACGGCGACCCCGTGCTGATCGTCGACGTCGAGGACCTGATCCGCTCGGTCGACAAGCTCGTGCGCGGCGGGCAGCTCGCGCGGCTCAAGCGCGACCCGCAGTTCGCGCTCGTCGACCGGCGCCGCCGCGTGCTCGTCGTCGACGATTCGCTGACGGTGCGCGAGCTCGAACGCAAGCTGCTGGAAAAGCGCGGCTACGACGTGACCGTCGCGGTCGACGGGATGGACGGCTGGAACGCGGTGCGCAGCGATGCATTCGATCTCGTTGTCACTGATGTCGACATGCCGCGGATGGACGGCATCGAGCTCGTCACGCTGATCAAGGGCGATCCGATGCTCAAGCGCGTGCCGGTGATGATCGTGTCGTACAAGGATCGCGACGAGGATCGCCGCCGCGGGCTCGATGCCGGCGCCGACTACTACCTCGCGAAGAGCAGCTTCCACGACGAGGCGCTGCTCGATGCCGTGCACGACCTGATCGGGGGTGCGCGCGGATGA
- a CDS encoding chemotaxis response regulator protein-glutamate methylesterase, with the protein MNIGIVNDLPLAVEALRRVLALRPDHRVLWVATDGDEAVDFCIAHPPDLVLMDLVMPKVDGVAATRQIMARAPCAILIVTVSVSANTSSVYEAMGAGALDAVDTPTLALGLSTDASPQALLGKIDQIGRLLESRTAALVPPGPTPARGQPTLVAIGASAGGPTALTALLRALPADFPAAIVIVQHVDQAFALGMAEWLDGYTRLPVRVARQGSVPQAGEVLLAATNDHLYLSPRGVLGYTRHPVETPYRPSIDVFFNSVADGWQGEALGVLLTGMGRDGALGLKAMRAKGCYTIAQDEATSAVYGMPKAAAAIGAASAILPLERIAPQLISRIARAPRD; encoded by the coding sequence ATGAACATCGGCATCGTCAACGACCTGCCGCTGGCCGTGGAGGCGCTGCGCCGCGTGCTTGCGCTGCGGCCGGACCACCGCGTGCTGTGGGTCGCGACCGACGGCGACGAGGCCGTGGATTTCTGCATCGCCCATCCGCCCGATCTCGTGCTGATGGATCTCGTGATGCCGAAGGTCGACGGCGTGGCGGCGACGCGGCAGATCATGGCGCGCGCACCGTGCGCGATCCTGATCGTGACGGTCAGCGTCAGCGCGAACACGTCGTCGGTCTACGAGGCGATGGGCGCGGGCGCGCTCGACGCGGTCGACACGCCGACGCTTGCGCTGGGGCTGTCGACCGACGCATCGCCGCAGGCGCTGCTCGGGAAGATCGACCAGATCGGCCGGCTGCTCGAAAGCCGTACCGCGGCGCTCGTGCCGCCGGGGCCGACGCCCGCGCGCGGCCAGCCGACGCTCGTCGCGATCGGCGCGTCGGCGGGCGGGCCGACCGCGCTCACCGCGCTGCTGCGCGCGCTGCCGGCCGATTTCCCGGCTGCGATCGTGATCGTCCAGCACGTCGACCAGGCGTTCGCGCTCGGGATGGCCGAATGGCTCGACGGCTACACGCGGCTTCCCGTGCGCGTCGCGCGGCAGGGCAGCGTGCCGCAGGCCGGCGAGGTGCTGCTCGCGGCGACCAACGATCACCTGTACCTGTCGCCGCGCGGGGTGCTCGGCTATACGCGGCATCCGGTGGAGACGCCGTACCGGCCGTCGATCGACGTGTTCTTCAACAGCGTCGCCGACGGCTGGCAGGGCGAGGCGCTCGGCGTGCTGCTGACGGGCATGGGGCGCGATGGCGCGCTCGGCCTGAAGGCGATGCGCGCGAAAGGCTGCTACACGATCGCGCAGGACGAGGCGACCAGCGCCGTCTACGGGATGCCGAAAGCGGCCGCGGCGATCGGCGCGGCATCGGCGATCCTGCCGCTCGAGCGGATCGCGCCGCAACTGATCTCGCGCATCGCGCGCGCGCCGCGCGACTGA